The following DNA comes from Flavisolibacter ginsenosidimutans.
CGCAGGCCGAAGGCATTGCTTTTGCACCTAATGGCGACATGTACATCAGCAACGAAAAAAAGAACGGTGCGCCTACGCTCTTGTTTTTTCCTTACAATCAAAGCGGAAAGAAAAAAGACAACCCATGAGAAGAGCTTTATCGGCTATTGCCTTCGTCTTCGCTTCCACCTTGCACCTGTTGGCACACGCGCAGCCCGACAGCATCGCGCAACGCATTTATTTGATTGGCGACGCCGGCGAGCTGGCAACCCCAAACTCGCACCCGGTGGTTGACTGGTTAAAAAGAAACGTGAACTGGAACGACGAACGCAACACGGCCATTTATTTGGGCGACAACATTTACCCGCTTGGCCTGCCCATGAAAGGCGAACCCAGTTACGACTCCTCCAAACGCATACTCGACTACGAACTCTCGCCTTTTTTGAACGCCAAATCCAAGGCCTACTTTGTTATGGGCAACCACGATTGGGAGAACGGGAAGTTGGGCGGTTGGCAACGGGTAAGAAACCAGGTAAATTACATCAACAGCCTGGGCAAGACCAACATAGAGGCCCTGCCCGGAACACCGGGTTGTCCCGGGCCCGAGCTTGTAGAGTTGAACAACCAGGTGGCGGTGGTTTTTGTGGACAGCCAGTGGTTTATGTACGTTCACGATAAACCCGGCCCCGGCTCAAGCTGCGAGGCCCGCACGGTGGACGAATTTCAAACCCTGCTCAAAGACATTGCCGACAGCCATCGCAGCCAACTGCTTCTCGTTGTTACGCATCACCCTCTGTATTCCTTTGGCGTGCACGGCGGCGATTATACCTGGAAAGAAATCCTCTTTCCCTTTACCGCGTTAAACAAAAACCTCTGGATACCAGCCTTCCCCCTGGGTTTGGTTTACGTTGTTGAACGCGGCGTATTCGGCAACCTGCAGGACGTAAAGCATCCGCTATATCAAACAATGGTAAAGGCTGTGAAGAATGCAACTAAGACCCATCCCAATTTCATCATGGCCTCGGGCCACGATCACAGCCTGCAGCTAATCCGGCACGACAGCATGTTTCAGATTGTTAGCGGATCGGGTAGCAACTTAAGCCGTGTGAAGGAAAACCACCGCGAAGGCGACTTGTTGTTTCATGATGTAAGTCCCGGCTTTGTTGTGCTTGAAGTGTCGAAGAACGGAAGCGTTACCACAAAATACTACAATGTGGGAAGCGCAGACTTAAACGCACCTACTTTCACCAAAGCCCTGAAGCCTGTTTACGCAGTACCCGACGTGGTTTCAAAAGACACCATTCCTAAATTTCCCGACTCGGTACTGGTGGCGGCCAATCCCAGGCTGAAGCCAACCTTCTGGCGCAATTTGTTCATCGGCAAAAATTACCGGCAGGAATGGACAACGCCGGTGATGGTGCCTGTGCTGAATATGGATGGCTACAAGCCAAAGAAACAGGGCGGCGGCAAGCAAACCCGTTCGCTGCGCATAGAGGACAAGAACGGCAAAGAATGGGCCTTGCGTTCGGTAGAAAAATACCCCGAAGGCGCCATCCCGCCCGATCTGCGGCAAACAGCGGTAAAAGACATTTTAGCCGACGGCATCTCGGCATCGTATCCCTATGCCAGCCTTTCCACGGAAACTTTTGCCAAAGCCGCCGGCGTTCCTTTTTTAAAAAGGCGGCTGGTTTACATTCCCGACGACCCGCGGCTGGACCGCTTTCGCGGGGCCTTTAAAAATACGCTGGTGATTATGGAAGAACGCCAGCCCGACACGCTGAAAAAAACCAAAAACACCGACGAAGCGGTGCTGGACCTGGCCAAGGACAACGACGATCACGTAGACCAAATCGCGGTGTTAAAAGCCCGCCTGCTGGACAATTTTTACATGGACCTTGACCGCCACGAAGGCCAATGGGAATGGGCCACCCGCGACACGGGCAAGGGCAAAATTTATTACCCCATTCCCAAAGACCAGGACCAGACTTTTTTTGTAAACCAAGGCATCCTTCCTTTCCTGATACGAACGCCATCCATCGCGCCGGAACTCCAGGGCTTCAAGGCAAAGGCCCGGAACATCAAGTTCTTTAACAAGCCGGCCCGTAATTTCGACCGCTTTTTCCTGAACGAATTGTCGAAAGAAACCTGGAACCGCTACGCCGATACGCTTCTTTCAGAAATGACGGATGATGTAATTGAAAAAGCCTTGCGGCAACAACCAAGGGAAATACGCGGCTTTCATTACAATGAAATTGTGAACACACTGAAAGAAAGACGGAAGTATTAC
Coding sequences within:
- a CDS encoding metallophosphoesterase, producing the protein MRRALSAIAFVFASTLHLLAHAQPDSIAQRIYLIGDAGELATPNSHPVVDWLKRNVNWNDERNTAIYLGDNIYPLGLPMKGEPSYDSSKRILDYELSPFLNAKSKAYFVMGNHDWENGKLGGWQRVRNQVNYINSLGKTNIEALPGTPGCPGPELVELNNQVAVVFVDSQWFMYVHDKPGPGSSCEARTVDEFQTLLKDIADSHRSQLLLVVTHHPLYSFGVHGGDYTWKEILFPFTALNKNLWIPAFPLGLVYVVERGVFGNLQDVKHPLYQTMVKAVKNATKTHPNFIMASGHDHSLQLIRHDSMFQIVSGSGSNLSRVKENHREGDLLFHDVSPGFVVLEVSKNGSVTTKYYNVGSADLNAPTFTKALKPVYAVPDVVSKDTIPKFPDSVLVAANPRLKPTFWRNLFIGKNYRQEWTTPVMVPVLNMDGYKPKKQGGGKQTRSLRIEDKNGKEWALRSVEKYPEGAIPPDLRQTAVKDILADGISASYPYASLSTETFAKAAGVPFLKRRLVYIPDDPRLDRFRGAFKNTLVIMEERQPDTLKKTKNTDEAVLDLAKDNDDHVDQIAVLKARLLDNFYMDLDRHEGQWEWATRDTGKGKIYYPIPKDQDQTFFVNQGILPFLIRTPSIAPELQGFKAKARNIKFFNKPARNFDRFFLNELSKETWNRYADTLLSEMTDDVIEKALRQQPREIRGFHYNEIVNTLKERRKYYKAEMMKYYDFLAKEVSVVGTNKHELFTIDKLPDGKLHLTINKMDKDGAVSTKIYDRTFDESETKTLNLYGLENSDSFVVKGVNTHIKIRIIGGPGDDAFANESNDGRPVRVYDVNFEENNFSGNVSGFIKHIGPDPRLNEYNRLSYKYNFFDPGLLASYNVDDGLFLGLRGEYRTQGFRKEPYSTRHVFRAAHALRTSSYFFAYNGEYTKVFGTKDLLVNADLRAPINVTNFYGIGNNTANDREHVNESFYRARYNTANVSVLVRQQLQSWMRINYGLAFQHFHIHENQNTDKFIGHGPLAGVDNGNLYRAKYYAGPELLVDISSKDNVNLPSRGFVLDAGVRSLIGLNSQSKRLTQMHWDMSVFISKNPNPVLVGAIRLGVAHNIGAYEIPQAQYLSGPDNLRGFRRDRFAGRTMLFNNAEVRIRVAEFNTFLFPGSLGILLFNDVGRVWADNEVSGRWHDGYGGGIWIAPIKRWVAAVSLAHSQEENVLPYFSLGFRF